A portion of the Candidatus Thermoplasmatota archaeon genome contains these proteins:
- a CDS encoding lycopene cyclase domain-containing protein, whose protein sequence is MYEYLLLMTVFAIIPSLVLLYFLRKSINFKNLLISIIALFIIGVIWDQISVRLGIWSFSQDKTIGNIFGMPIEEYIFMIFVSLLVITVYTLINKIMKKIDLLHNYKTGTTVLF, encoded by the coding sequence TGTATGAATACCTTTTATTGATGACAGTTTTTGCCATAATACCCTCACTGGTTTTATTGTATTTTCTCAGAAAAAGCATCAATTTCAAAAATCTCCTAATATCAATTATTGCTCTTTTTATAATAGGTGTTATATGGGATCAAATCTCAGTTAGATTAGGTATTTGGAGCTTTTCTCAGGATAAAACAATTGGTAACATTTTTGGTATGCCGATAGAAGAGTATATTTTCATGATTTTTGTTTCGCTTCTCGTAATAACAGTTTACACTTTGATTAACAAGATTATGAAAAAAATAGACCTTTTGCATAATTATAAAACTGGAACAACTGTTCTCTTCTAG